The sequence below is a genomic window from Macaca fascicularis isolate 582-1 chromosome 3, T2T-MFA8v1.1.
GATGAGATACTGTATAAAGGTGAAATATACAACAGTTCAGGTAAAAGGAAGACTTCACTTATTTCCTATATATCCTTTAGGGGTCTCTCTTAATCATGTTCCCTGCTGTGTTCCATTCATTCCAAACTTTTCACCATTTTATGTGTTCATCTAGCCCCACTATCTTCCACCTAATCATGTCCCCAGTTTTTCTCCCCTATTATTAAGTTGAATTTTCTCTTTCCCATAGGAAATAACAGGAcagtgcacatgtgtgtgtgtctgtgtgtgtgtctgtgtgtgtgtgtgtgacatgtgcatgcatgtgtgtgtggtctCTTGTCAACGGATTCCATACTAGGGCAGCAGTTCTCAATTTTGGCTGCATCTTGAAACCTTCTGAGatgtatttacaatttttaaactaCTGATGCTGATTGGGTTAGTCTGTGCTATACTTGGGCACTGGGAATTTTGCACGTTCCCACACAATATTCTGATGTGCAGCCCAGGTTGAGCATCACTGTGCCAGAATGTGGAagcttctttaatttcttttcctttcaattcTGTATTTATGCTGCATAGTTTGGTTCTACAGctggattaaaaataaattattttgatgaCAGTAACTCTGAGTTGTGCCATTTTTGGAAATGTTTCACTTAGTAGTTATGGCCCTGATTTGGCTTAGATTTATGTGGTTGTCTCTGGACAAATGACATTTGGGAAGTCGGCATAAGTACTCACTCCAGTCACTCCAGCCCTGCTTCATGCCTTCCTAAAACCATAGGACAACAGGTAGAGATTTCCAAGATCTGGAAAGGGCAGCCTTAATCCTAGATTCACCATTTGCAGGTCCAGCCTGTACCTGGCCATCCTGAAGTTGGAGATAACCATTTCTATGGACAACTCCATCAGAGGCCAAAAAGCCAGGCCTGTGAAAAATAAAGTCCTTTCTGGTCACCAGCAGGAAACCAGCCAATCTCCCTCAGCttctgcagattttttttctatttttatttattatgagcATTTCTTACATGGTCATTTTTCTGAATCTCTCCTTACAATTTCTCTGGCAGTATGAATTTTCAGGACCATCTTAGAGTTGAAATATATGAGTAAAGGCCAAGAAGGTATTTGAATTGAGTTCATTGAGGCCCATTTTGTTAGTTGGCTatagctgccataacaaagtaccacagagttggtggcttaaaaaacagaaatttatttattgtcttgCAGTTCTGGAAGCTACAAGCCTAATGCATCTGTAGGGCTGATTTCTTCAATGCATCTGTAGGGCTGATTTCTTCTGAAGGTTCTCCCTGTGGCTTGTAGATGGCAttcttctccctctgtcttcacACAGTCTTCCCTCTACGTAtttctgtgtcctaatctccctTCTTACAAAGACACCAGCCACACTGGATTAAGGCCTACCCATGTGACTGCATTTTATCtcaattacctctttaaagaccctgtctccaatacAGTGGCATtgtgaggtactgggggttaaaacttcagcatatgaatttggggaaacaCAATTCAGACCATAACAGCCATGATAAAAGAGTTTATTTCCCTCAGCTGGGATCCTTGTATGTATGAATTCATGGCCAAAATGATTGGTTTTACCTTCTCCAGCAAGTGAGCAGAGCCTGACTTTCTGGGAGATACAGATGCCTGTCATTAAAAAATTCTGTGATGAATGTAGCTGGTAATCAAATTGaactcaaaaaaaatataaaggCTCTGAAAAGAAGTGCAGAACCCATTAAGTTATGCAGTGAATAaagggaaaatgtaaaataattttcctgaTTTTGTGAAAACTATATTTCAGACAATCTGGGAGAAGTTTGAGTTAAAATTGTCCCCTTTATAAACATTctgagtttgtttttcttgtcagGATACAGTTCCAATTAAGAGTTTGGAATATATGGTCATCATACAACTGTCTTAGCCGGCTTCTTTTGCTATGTTATTTATTTGGATTAGGAGACTGTACCAATCCCCTCATTTATGCAGAGGACTTCAATTTGCACTCACAGACTGCCtgctttaaagtatttttgtggTTCTCAGTGTAGGGGACTTTTTCAGTCACTTTCTTCAGGTAATTCACCTAATAGTTCCTTCTGGAAAATGTGGGTTTTCCAGATCTTGCCTGAGTCCATCAATCCATTAAAATTGTGGTATAATGGCAAGGACTTACCTTGAGGTTTGGGCTTGGTCAGTTTGCCACAGGGCTTGGAGATGGTGACCGTCTTCTGGCATTCGGCATTGTGCAGGGCTCGCTTCAGACTTCCAGTTCTGGTCTTCAGGGCCGTGTTCAGGTCACATTCTCCCCAGGCCTGGAACTGGTATTTGCACTCCGCTAAAGGCAGGgtagaaccaaacagaaatccttGATAGATCCTATTGTACTTCCAGGATAATAAAGGCACTCTtttgtttgtaactttttttattgaaataattatagatccATGTGCAGCTATAAGAAACAATACAGAATGTATGCGTGTGTATTGAGTTCTGTTCAATTCTATCacatgtgtacatgcatgcaATCACCATCAATATACACCattaatatacattaatatacaCCACTAATATACAGTCCCAACACAACACTGGGTCATTCTTTATAGTCATGGCCTGgccaccttcctccttccccacttcCTTAATCCCTGGCAACTCCTAATCTGTTCTCTAGCTCTATCATTTTTCTAACTGAAAAATGTTGCATAAATGGAATTCTACACTATGTAAACTTCTGAGATCGGCTTTcttttttacttagcataattaCCTGAAGATCCACCCAAGTCGGGTGCATCAATAGTCTGTTTCTTCCTATTGCTGAGTAGTACTCTACAGTGCCAATGTACCCtggtttgtttaaccatttatcAGTTGAAGGACATCCGAGTTGTTTCCAGCTTtgggttattacaaataaaactccTGCATAAATTCATGTATAGGTTTTTGTGgaaacataagttttcatttctctgggataaatgacCAAGAAACTGCTGTGTTACATGGTAAATGCATGCTTCATTTTGTAAAAAACTGCAATACTCTTTTTCCACTGCGGCTGTACCACGTTACAATTTCCACTGGCAACATATAAGGGATCTGGTTTCCCTGCACCCTCACTAGCATTTCGtcttgtcactattttttattctagCCACTTTTATAGATGTAGAGTGATCTCTCATTATGGTTTCAATTTCTAGTTCCCTAATAAGGAAAAGATGTTGAATACATTTTCAGGAATTCATTTGTTGCCTATATATCCTCTTTGGTAAAAGGTCTGTTAATGTTTTTTCCCCACTTTCTTACTGAACtgttaagttttgtttgttttgttttgttgttttgtttttgttgctgttgttttgttgtttactgtTGAATTTGagagttatttaatattttcaatataagTCTTTAAGATAGACCgtttaaactttttgaaaatagGTTTTTGAGGTACCCAGATACAGTTTAAGACCAAATGTACCTGTTCTCCATCACACTTTTATAGAACTTATCTATCTCCATTCAAATAGAAAATACCCCAAAGAttacagagggagaaaaagatgTACGTGTATACATCCATTGTTCTTCCTCACTTGTCTATGGGCCACAGTGCATTTCCACAGAACACAGGTAGGACATTTCAGGAATCATGTCCCCAAAGACAAAAACTCTGGATCGTGGAAGAAAGAGGTTATTTGAGGGTTCAATATTGGATATAAAGTTGAAAGTGTTGACAGATCCTGTCTCAGATAGATAGATCAGGCCAGCATAAGACTGACTCTAGCCAGTGGGAGAAAGATCTATGAAAAGTGACTGTGAGCAGCCCTGCTGGACTCAATAAGTGAATCTGTGAACCtgtgtggagggtggggagggatcAAATGAGAGAGAaggcctgaaagtgacagggagggACATGGAGAAGAAGGGGAATaaacaagaaaaggggaaaggagaaatcaaaggaacttagaaatagaagaaaggagagagaagatatATCAACGAACATTATTAGGAGGAATCAAGGATATATTTTATGTCCCTTTGGAAAGGCAGTGGTTCCCAATCAGGGATGATTTTGACCACAAGGAGACATTTGGCCATAGAtatttggagacatttttagttTTCACATCTGGAGTGGGTGAGGAATCCTACTGGAAACTAGTGAGTAGAAGCcggggatgctgctaaataccCTAAAATGCACAAGACAacctccacaacaaagaattgcCTGGCCTGAAATGGGACCAGTGTCAAAGTTGAGAAACACTGGGGTTGGGAAAGATATCTGGTCACTTTGTGTCTGATAagataaagttatttaaaataaaaagtactcATCCTTAAAAAGACATTTGGTGGAAAAATTTGAGAATTATCTTAGGGTAGGAGATTAACTCAGTAGCATGAAGCTTACCTCCAAATTGCTTCTTCCAGTTGCAGGGGATCTTACATCTCTGGGTCTTCATGGTTTGCTTGCACTCGGCTCCAGTCCGAGTGCCTTCCCGCGTGCCCAGTCCACAGTCTCCACTggtgggcacacacacactccactgCCATTCTCCACAGTCagactttttcacttttttttctgaatgaaaggaagaaaacctAATCAACATACAGAAAACTCCTTAACTTCCAGATATAACCAAGTTCATTCCTGAGAACCTTAATTGTAGGatctgtgtgtttttttaaatctctatccTTATTGTCCAGTGAATAATAGAAATATGACGAATATTAACCAAAGTATTGAACCAAAGAATGatcaagagaagagagaaagaaaactgagaaaagagCTAAAACTAGTATTAATTTAACTCcctcttactatgtgccagagacTTTGCTAAGTGACTTAGTGGCATCTCCTTTTAGAAGCAAATATTTCTATAAAAGAAGAGATGATCAAAAATAGTTAAGcctaaaaattgagaaaatattctATTAGAAATGACAGTTGtcagccgggcccagtggctcatgcctgtaatcccagcactttgggaggttgaggcaggcagatcacaaggtcaagagatcgagaccatcctggctaacatagtgaaaccccaactctactaaaaatacaaaaataagctgggcgtggtggtgcatgcctgtagccccagctactttggaagctgaggcaagagaattgcggGAGATGGAGgatacagtgagttgagattgcaccactgcactccagcctggtggcagagcaagactccatctcaaaaaaaaaaaaaagaaagaaataacagttGTCAAATGAGCCATTTCAGTGCAAGTTATTgttcctttctctgtcttgtaGAAGGAATGACATCATACATATATGGTGGATCACAGATTTAAACAGACTGTCAGTTCCACAGCCTACTTATGACTTTGAGAGTGGCGTAGAGAAGGTGCTttagcttctctgtgcctcagtttcctcctctgtaaatctgaaattaaggagaaaaacaagttgcagtgcattttttttttttgaggtagagagGTAACATAATAAAGCACCTGATTGCTGGTCAATGTTCTATACATAGTAGCTgctaatttgatcattatattAATGACCATCATCGTCATGCAATCCAGGACTTGCAATGGGAGACAGGATATTTCTTAGGTTcctctaaataattatttttaaaaagggaagattGAAGGAATACAGGAATaggaagggagagaggcagagTAGAAGAGATGAAGGAAAAGCAGGTAATTAGGCTAGATGGACATTAATCAATGAAGCATCTTGCCTTCAGAACCCTACTGCTTACctggtttctctttcttccctgctTCAGCAGTATCCACAGCTGCCAGTATGAAAATGAATGCCAAGAAGGCAGCTGCAAATTTTTGACGCTGCTGCTGGTACTGTTGAGCCTGCATTCTAGGaataaacagagaaagagaagaaggtggCATTAACCTAAGTCAGAGAGGAAGACTCATTGAACCCCTTGATGAAAGGCTCCACTTTCCATTTCTGGAATGTTAGATTTCAGGAAGATTCATATCAATTATCTTGGGTAGAATTTCATCTATTCTCACCAACAGCCATTGAAATAAGTGCTCTTCTGCAATCAATCACGTATTCACTGACAAAATGCAACAGTTCTTCACATAAGACTTCACAACCATTTGCTAAGTATGACTCAGAAATTATGGAAGCAAAAGAACTTTGAAGGCATGCATTTGAACACAGTTCTACAGCCTTGCTGATAGCATCACTTGGTAATATCGACAACTATAGCCATCTTCAAAATTTCTGACAATCTTAGAAACAACCACAGCAAAGGCATCACAGTACACAAGACCAATCTGAGTAGACATGATGAATGAATTACctatacaaatatatgtttaCTGATTCTATTTAGATGCATACAAAACAACCAATATCTCTGacctttttaaaatcattgtcATAATCATCACTATCATTTTATCACTATTCCATTACTTATTGATCTACCAAAGAGTGAATCCCAGAAGTAGAGCTAGCACACCTGTGACACATATCAAACACACTTATAAACTCACACGTGCTAAAAATCCTCAAATGTTAAGATATGGTAAAGTCTTCACACTCACTCATAATAGGAAATGCTCACATTTGATGTGAATCAGAAATCCCAAGATATCATTGGAAAGACTCTCCTAGAACTTGAAGCCACCTGTGACAGCCTAGTGTCAATATGGTTACTTGGCCAAAACACCCTTGAGAAGGTCTAGTCCAACCTCCAGGACAACCCACTTCCCAATGGCTATACCAAACTATGGCTGCAGCAACTTGCCTGGCAGTTATTGAGCTCCATTTGCTGTGTTAGTGGTGTTTTACACTTTATGTAAAAATGGTAGTAATGACCTATGGTCACAGGCTGATAAATTTTTTTCCAGAAGTAGTAATAGATTAGTTTACGTGTTTTAACATTCTCTTTAGTGTGAAcaataaaacatttcatgtatATAAGGGATTGAGGTTATTCTgttctctaatttatttttctcattcaaaaATATCTATGAGGTGATATCCTTGCCAGTGAATTTTCCTACTTTTCTGTGGCATTGGATATGCTGCCTCTTattagtgttatttttatttatttatttatttatttatttatttataattttactttaagttctgggatacatgtgcagaacatgcaggtttgttacataggtatacatgtgccatggtggttggctgcacCTACTGACCGGTcttctaagttccctcccctcaccccccacccctaAACAGGTCCTGgaatgtgttgttcccctccctgtgtccgtgtctTCTCAATATTCAactcccagttatgagtgagaacatgcagtgtttggtttcctgttcctgtattagtttgctgtggacgatggcttccagcttcacccatgtctctgcaaaggacatgatctcattccttgtTATCGTCACCTAGTATTCCACGGTacatatgtaccaaattttctttatccagtctatcattgatgggcatttaggttggttcaatgactttgctattgtaaatagtgctgcaataaacatacgtgtgcatgtgtctttatagtaaaataatttatattcctttgggtatatactcagtaatgggatggctggatcaaatggtatttctggttctagatccttgaggaatcaccatactgtcttccacaatggttgaacttaaATTCTGTAAtttccagaatttacaaggaacttaaacaaatttatttttaaaaaacatcaaaaagtgggcaacggatatgaacagatacttgtcaaaagaagaaatttatgcagCAAACAAGCATGAAAaagagctcaacatcactgatcattagagaaatgcaaatcaaaaccacaatgagattccatctcatgccaatcagaatggcaattattaaaaagtcaagaaataatagatgctggcaagactgtggagaaataagagcacttttacactgttggtgggaatgtaaattagtgttgttttttaaaactgatgACTTTGAATTCCAGCATATTGATGAAGCATACTTCACttatcaattaaaattaatattttgaaccTTTAGTTTTTTCCCTGAATCACAAGCCTAGATTAGCTACTCACCATCTCCAGCACTTTCTACAATATAAGATAAGGTGCTTTGGTCTTCCTCCTGAGGCTAAATTCTTAttatattagattggtgcaaaagtaatcatggTTTTCACCCTTAAAGCAATGgtaaaaaccacagttacttttgcaccaacctaattcCTCATGAATGGTCATGCAGAAAATTTCTACTGATTCTGAGGCTTTTCCTCTGCTTTTAATTGGGTGTGAATGATAAAAGAAGCCAATCTAGACTCACCAGTTTGCAAGTCTTTTCAGAGTTCTTTGAGTTGGGCACTGGCACATCAGTACAGCTATATCTTTTCATAATGTattcaaatgtatttaaaattattaggtGTAAAGTAAACCAAAGTGGAAGTCTTTGAGCTTTCCCCAGAGGCTGCCTGAGAGCCTACTTTCTGCCACTTTGGCAGaaacttttcatttcaattttttaaaagatcaaatcaACTTTTTGGTTCAGAACTTTTGAATTACAATATATTTCTTTCCAAGTTAAAATTTACCTGCATTTTCAACAATTACTTACAAATATCAGAAGTATTTAGGTTATTATGAATTAGATTACTGTGAGAATTTGGAAATTCCCATGGAGCATGCAGAACTCTTGGGAGAACTTGCTGCCCGAGCCATGGGATGCTCCTCCATAGTCCTATGATACCTACAAGCAGGAAGAGCGGCCAGAAGCACCTCAGAGCCCACTGGAGAAATATGATAACTTGACAGAAATACAAAGACTCTACCTTCcataaataatacaataacacacatatacacgcacatgcacacacagagttATTCATGGCAAGGTGCTATCACTGGCAAGTTTTAACCTcatcatttctagttttatattgTTAAACTCttgttttcatcattattttcaaaaagatttcTCTTAATCCAGCTCTATTCACTGATTTcaagggaaaaaaacacacaggTCAGAATTTCcaaatcaaataaattttttagtATAGAATAGTCTACTAAACAAGTCATTATAACTGAAATATGAGCTgactggaaagaaggaaagataagTACTGGATGGGAGTTGGAGAGATGGTAGAACGGAAATACACTCTATCTGCCTCTGATGTTAATTTAGAATAATTAAGAATATTAAGAATTGAGTAAATGGTAGATTTCAGCACTTAAATCTATGGAAAAAATGCACACAAGTCCCTGTGTACAGTGGGTCACCTGCGTACAATACGTGTTCACCAACAGCTTTGAATTGGAGAACATTGTTCTTaacctcttctcctcttccttctatTTTGCCCATCATTCTACTTAAGCCTATATTTTGAGAGCTCAGATTTTTCTGGGTAGATAAATCAATAaaggttatttaaaaagaagagagtaAGGAGGTTTAAAAATGCAATGATTAAATTTATCCAAAAATTCAAGTATGCCCAAAACAATACCCAACTAGCCTGCTGGTGCCTTGCTGTTGTAGTAAATACTTGAGTAATTAACATATGGGTAGATACAGTTCCCCttgcttgtgatatttgcacagTTGATTATTTATTTGTCCTTAGCACCAAATGAGGGCAAAAGCTCTTCCTGTATGAAGTTTAACCCTACCTGTTCTCCAACAGAGTGAGTGCCAAATGAGAGCAGAGGCAAAAACATTGATTCTAAGGAAGTGATCAGGATCGtgtcatatttttttaatctgaggaaaataaaatagtgcAAGAATAAAGCCTTACTAAATTGACTccattcttttgaaaaatttacttatttctcaCCCCCTTTTTTCTATTGCCATCATTCTTGTACTTGCCCTAATAGACTTAATTGCATATTAACAATTAAGTTGAAGACTACCATATTTGGGTGCTGGTGCCTGGAAATTATTGTTAAGTTATCTCAATGAAATCTGAAACTCAATGATTAAAGGACATTAAAGAAACCAACTTTAAGGGAATGTGTTTATCTATTAAATCTCGATCTCTTTTCTGGATAAATAGCTGATTAGGAAAAGAGAGCTCCCCTTTTCCTTAGTATTTTAATGAGATCTAGAATTTTCAAATGATAATATCTAAAGTAAATACAGGGAAATGATGCTGGAAACTGTACGTTAGCAATTGTTTGGGGGATTAATACAGGATCTGGAGGGAAAAGTTTTGGCCCAAACTTCAGCTATACCACATACTTTTTGAGAGTGTCCTTGAACAAATAATCAAATCACAACGGATTGAACTGTTTtgacatctgcaaaatgggggtgGTTGTAACAATTACTTGAGAGACTTGTCATGAAGATTACAAGATATAGACATAGAGATAACcagaatattaacaaatataGTATTAGTTGCTGAATAAAATTAGTGTACCCCTTTACTCTTATTACTTACTACAAAGAAgtgcttttttattaaaaaaaaaaaataagcattacACTTTGTTTTATCTAGTATTatccaaaagcaaaacaaaacaaacaaaaagggacagagagagacattaTTTAATTGAGACCAACTAAAGTTGTGTTCAGCCTTATCGGGGCACAAATTAAATCTGCCTTTGCTCCTTGGAAGCTTAATAAGAACTCAAGGACCTTCATCCCCAGTATTCCTTTTGCGTTCGCTGAAGTCAAGAGGTCCAACGTTGCAATGTTGATAATTAGGAAATATGTAAATGCAACTTAACTTatatgaaatgagaaaaagcatCTCACTTTGCAACTACATATTATACCCTTCATGTGATAAAACTATTACACCTCccactttttatttaaagtacataagattttaaaatagctaCTACTCATTATACTTTTTGCTAGTGAAAAATATCACCAAAACATGGCATTAAACAGAGGAATGAATAGCCATAATAAAAGATTGTCTCTGTCCTTTGTCAATACCTGGGGATATGTAATTTACCAAAGTGCTAGAAACAATCAGTTTTGAGACAGTAAATGACAGTAAATGATTTATGACAGGAAATGATTTATGATGCTTCTGCATtatttgttttgcattgctaGATCATTCTAGATATTGTGTGATTCAGTTGTGTAAACTCTCATGAAATAGTAATTTTCTGACCTCTTtattgtaaaacaaaaca
It includes:
- the PTN gene encoding pleiotrophin isoform X3; translated protein: MQAQQYQQQRQKFAAAFLAFIFILAAVDTAEAGKKEKPEKKVKKSDCGEWQWSVCVPTSGDCGLGTREGTRTGAECKQTMKTQRCKIPCNWKKQFGAECKYQFQAWGECDLNTALKTRTGSLKRALHNAECQKTVTISKPCGKLTKPKPQAESKKKKKEGKKQEKMLD
- the PTN gene encoding pleiotrophin isoform X4, which gives rise to MQAQQYQQQRQKFAAAFLAFIFILAAVDTAEAGKKEKPEKKVKKSDCGEWQWSVCVPTSGDCGLGTREGTRTGAECKQTMKTQRCKIPCNWKKQFGAECKYQFQAWGECDLNTALKTRTGSLKRALHNAECQKTVTISKPCGKLTKPKPQESKKKKKEGKKQEKMLD
- the PTN gene encoding pleiotrophin isoform X1; its protein translation is MHCRMQAQQYQQQRQKFAAAFLAFIFILAAVDTAEAGKKEKPEKKVKKSDCGEWQWSVCVPTSGDCGLGTREGTRTGAECKQTMKTQRCKIPCNWKKQFGAECKYQFQAWGECDLNTALKTRTGSLKRALHNAECQKTVTISKPCGKLTKPKPQAESKKKKKEGKKQEKMLD
- the PTN gene encoding pleiotrophin isoform X2 yields the protein MHCRMQAQQYQQQRQKFAAAFLAFIFILAAVDTAEAGKKEKPEKKVKKSDCGEWQWSVCVPTSGDCGLGTREGTRTGAECKQTMKTQRCKIPCNWKKQFGAECKYQFQAWGECDLNTALKTRTGSLKRALHNAECQKTVTISKPCGKLTKPKPQESKKKKKEGKKQEKMLD